A genomic window from Clostridium aceticum includes:
- a CDS encoding copper amine oxidase N-terminal domain-containing protein yields MKRKIALLLALAMVLTMIPMMSFAASSNAMSNIVSVGRNADLGENLRTAPVLHLRESEPGNSWREGGVFRLTLSDGLKWNNNAADTVASNVYNDSQSFNINRFIAADGSIIANPTNTNNYEMGRSTTGHIARRISDRELEIEIVETNVNGIARNNFWIPMNVDMNGFVGEAQVTVTPVDSGITGGTYTFANSSRGGTVATVDRVRNIGRTGNLGTVRIEETNVGAVRNEAVVTLKLPSNFEFVNINNWLRNEPANATADDDFVTFTGGWNGATISNVVPDGERTVRFTINLPATTSGTRGSILFTPQVRADRNARYGDVVLSISGTNNVSSEDITVAKYQDWGAVAEIEEVKELVAGKVNDVVTTALITVEETVPGALIENREVEVVFPSWVKVIGVPSSEFDATNLDVEVDETEIRNGRDVISFQITESNDTNSVGSFEFEVELSIEANKTGDIVAEFSGAGMEKQELVVAKAIAPVTVKSDADTPVKIGLQGQAAPNFTITENVKEAIERRQDSLLHTDGNIRVVGGSAETTAGAANGTIEIALPQGVRFAAVPTVKVVKGNGEIYEDQITLTNAAGRNTMDSLLQIPVKSESTSPMEIEVTNVKLTVDRTVPEGDIVAYVGGTALIENYRDRPNAGEFVTDYVTTFVIATTVTPAPGESTSPEVVLTIGSSTIYTNGVASTIPVAPYIDAQNRTMVPVSAVGRILGAEVDWNEATRTVLVTKDGNRALLTIGSDVMSVNGMNIPMRSQAVITGERTFVPLRDLGVALGVSTDWNAATQTVTVK; encoded by the coding sequence ATGAAAAGAAAAATAGCACTTTTATTAGCGCTAGCTATGGTATTAACTATGATACCAATGATGTCCTTCGCTGCATCTAGCAATGCTATGAGTAACATTGTAAGCGTAGGAAGAAATGCAGATTTAGGTGAAAACTTAAGAACAGCACCAGTATTACATTTAAGAGAATCTGAGCCAGGAAACTCTTGGAGAGAAGGTGGCGTGTTCAGATTAACTTTATCAGATGGATTAAAGTGGAATAACAATGCTGCTGACACTGTTGCATCAAATGTATACAATGACAGCCAAAGCTTCAACATCAACAGATTTATTGCTGCTGATGGAAGTATCATTGCTAATCCTACTAACACAAACAACTATGAAATGGGAAGAAGCACAACTGGTCATATAGCAAGAAGAATATCTGACAGAGAGTTAGAAATTGAAATCGTAGAAACAAACGTAAATGGTATAGCAAGAAACAACTTCTGGATTCCTATGAACGTAGATATGAATGGATTCGTAGGGGAAGCTCAAGTAACTGTTACACCTGTTGACAGTGGTATTACTGGAGGTACTTACACATTTGCTAACTCTTCAAGAGGTGGCACAGTAGCGACTGTTGATAGAGTAAGAAATATCGGAAGAACAGGTAACCTTGGGACAGTAAGAATTGAAGAAACAAACGTAGGAGCTGTAAGAAACGAAGCAGTTGTAACATTAAAGTTACCATCAAACTTTGAGTTTGTTAATATCAACAACTGGTTACGTAACGAGCCTGCTAATGCTACTGCTGATGATGACTTTGTAACATTTACAGGCGGATGGAATGGAGCGACTATTTCAAACGTAGTGCCAGACGGAGAAAGAACTGTAAGATTTACAATCAATCTTCCAGCTACAACTTCTGGAACACGTGGTTCAATCCTATTCACACCACAAGTAAGAGCAGATAGAAATGCTAGATATGGAGATGTTGTATTAAGTATTAGCGGAACAAACAACGTATCTTCTGAAGATATTACTGTAGCAAAATACCAAGATTGGGGTGCTGTTGCAGAAATTGAAGAAGTAAAAGAATTAGTTGCAGGTAAAGTAAACGATGTAGTAACAACAGCTTTAATTACAGTAGAAGAAACAGTGCCAGGTGCACTTATTGAAAACAGAGAAGTTGAAGTTGTATTCCCAAGCTGGGTTAAAGTAATTGGTGTACCAAGTTCTGAATTTGATGCAACAAACTTAGATGTAGAAGTTGATGAAACAGAAATCAGAAACGGAAGAGATGTAATTTCTTTCCAAATCACTGAATCTAACGATACAAATAGTGTAGGAAGCTTTGAATTCGAAGTAGAATTAAGTATTGAAGCAAATAAAACAGGTGACATCGTTGCTGAATTCAGTGGCGCTGGCATGGAAAAACAAGAGTTAGTTGTAGCTAAAGCTATCGCTCCTGTTACAGTAAAATCTGATGCAGACACACCAGTGAAGATTGGTCTTCAAGGTCAAGCTGCACCAAACTTCACCATTACAGAAAATGTAAAAGAAGCTATTGAAAGAAGACAAGATTCTTTACTTCATACAGATGGCAACATAAGAGTAGTTGGTGGTTCAGCTGAAACTACAGCAGGTGCTGCTAATGGAACTATTGAAATTGCTTTACCTCAAGGTGTAAGATTTGCAGCTGTACCAACAGTTAAAGTAGTAAAAGGTAACGGAGAAATCTACGAAGATCAAATTACTTTAACTAATGCTGCTGGACGTAACACAATGGATTCTCTATTACAAATCCCTGTGAAGTCTGAAAGTACATCACCTATGGAAATTGAAGTAACTAACGTAAAATTAACAGTAGATAGAACTGTACCAGAAGGTGACATTGTAGCATACGTTGGTGGTACTGCTTTAATTGAAAACTATAGAGATAGACCAAATGCGGGTGAATTTGTAACTGATTATGTAACAACATTTGTAATTGCTACTACAGTTACACCAGCTCCAGGTGAGTCAACATCACCAGAAGTTGTATTAACAATCGGTTCTTCAACAATCTACACAAATGGTGTAGCTAGCACAATTCCAGTAGCTCCATACATCGATGCTCAAAACAGAACAATGGTACCAGTAAGTGCTGTTGGTAGAATCTTAGGAGCAGAAGTTGATTGGAACGAAGCTACAAGAACAGTTCTTGTAACAAAAGATGGAAACAGAGCTTTATTAACAATCGGAAGCGATGTTATGAGTGTAAATGGTATGAACATCCCTATGAGATCTCAAGCTGTAATCACAGGCGAAAGAACATTTGTACCATTAAGAGATTTAGGTGTAGCTTTAGGTGTTTCAACTGATTGGAATGCTGCTACACAAACAGTAACAGTTAAATAA